A single window of Pontibacillus chungwhensis DNA harbors:
- a CDS encoding DUF1456 family protein, with the protein MINNDRLIRLRYALDLKNDEMVEIFKLGDMSVTKEEVGEMLTKPNDSDLEEAEETVDDETVERFLNGLIIYKRGKQEPKPGQPERPALSGDEWINNVMLKKLKIALKLTSEDMLDIFDKAGVPVTKGQLSALLRKKGHKHYKDCGDKFARSFLKGLTVRYRG; encoded by the coding sequence ATGATAAACAATGATCGATTAATCCGATTGCGATATGCGCTCGACTTAAAGAATGACGAAATGGTCGAGATCTTTAAACTCGGTGACATGTCGGTAACAAAAGAAGAAGTAGGTGAAATGCTTACTAAACCAAATGATAGTGACCTGGAGGAAGCGGAAGAGACGGTCGATGATGAAACGGTAGAGCGCTTCTTAAATGGATTGATTATTTATAAAAGAGGCAAGCAAGAACCGAAACCAGGCCAACCGGAGCGCCCAGCGCTTTCAGGGGATGAGTGGATCAACAATGTTATGTTAAAGAAGTTGAAGATTGCTCTTAAGCTGACGAGTGAAGATATGCTTGATATCTTTGATAAAGCAGGAGTTCCTGTGACAAAGGGGCAGCTGAGTGCTTTATTAAGAAAGAAGGGGCATAAGCATTATAAGGATTGTGGGGATAAGTTTGCGCGGAGCTTTTTGAAGGGACTTACGGTTAGGTATAGGGGATAA
- a CDS encoding diacylglycerol kinase, whose protein sequence is MKRARIIYNPTSGREAVRKELPDIMQRFEQAGYETSTHATTCAGDATNAAKIAVERKFDVVVAAGGDGTINEVINGLAEHEHRPKVGIIPVGTTNDFARALCVPRNVKKAVDVILDGFSKELDIGRVNDQYFMNIAGGGKLTELTYEVPSKLKTMLGQLAYYLKGVEMIPSIRPTSVEIEYDGKYFEGEVMVFLVSNTNSVGGLEKLAPDAEMDDGMFDLLIIKRVNLAELIRLASLAMKGNHISDPNVIYTKANRIKVHTNEKMQLNIDGEYGGLLPGEFVNLYRHLEFFLPRDRWDEE, encoded by the coding sequence ATGAAACGTGCTCGAATTATATACAATCCCACGTCAGGCAGGGAAGCTGTAAGAAAAGAGCTCCCTGATATCATGCAACGCTTTGAGCAAGCAGGTTATGAAACGTCGACACACGCAACGACGTGCGCTGGAGATGCAACCAATGCAGCCAAAATCGCCGTAGAGCGTAAGTTTGATGTGGTGGTTGCAGCAGGTGGAGATGGGACGATTAATGAAGTCATTAATGGTCTCGCTGAACATGAACACCGCCCGAAAGTCGGGATTATTCCAGTCGGAACGACGAACGACTTTGCGCGAGCGCTTTGTGTTCCGCGTAATGTAAAAAAAGCAGTTGATGTGATTCTGGATGGATTCTCAAAAGAGCTGGATATTGGCCGGGTGAACGACCAGTACTTTATGAATATCGCAGGTGGCGGTAAACTAACGGAACTGACGTATGAGGTTCCAAGTAAATTAAAAACGATGCTGGGGCAACTCGCTTATTATCTGAAGGGCGTTGAAATGATCCCTTCCATTCGTCCAACGTCTGTTGAGATCGAATATGATGGGAAGTACTTCGAAGGCGAAGTGATGGTATTTCTCGTGTCGAACACGAATTCAGTTGGTGGATTAGAGAAGCTAGCACCAGATGCGGAGATGGATGATGGCATGTTTGATTTGCTGATCATTAAGCGCGTCAATCTGGCTGAACTGATTCGTCTCGCTTCACTTGCGATGAAAGGGAATCACATCAGTGACCCGAACGTGATCTATACAAAAGCAAACCGCATTAAAGTTCATACGAACGAGAAGATGCAGTTAAATATTGACGGGGAATATGGCGGATTATTGCCCGGGGAATTTGTCAATTTATATCGCCACTTGGAATTCTTTCTCCCAAGAGATCGATGGGACGAGGAATAA
- the putP gene encoding sodium/proline symporter PutP, with protein sequence MNIATLITFIVYLLGMLLIGVIASRMTNDLSDYVLGGRRLGPGVAALSAGASDMSGWLLLGLPGAVYASGLSAAWIGIGLAIGAYLNWQFVARRLRVYTEVANDSITVPDFLENRFHDTSHILRVISALVILFFFTFYTSSGMVGGAKLFAASFDMGYNQALWIGAIVIISYTFLGGFLAVSWTDFFQGILMFVALLAVPIVAISELGGWNEVVTMVSEIDATRLDMVKGVGVLSVISSLAWGLGYFGQPHILTRFMALRSPKDVPKARFIGMTWMILGLYGAIFTGLVGIAYVANGGTAGELADLGVKIVQQDGLSMIPDSTEAEKIFIAFSQILFHPIIAGILLAAILSAIMSTIDSQLLVSSSAVAEDFYKAILRKNASERELVWVGRISVAVIALLAIALAYGAQSSVLELVSYAWAGFGAAFGPIILLSLFWKGLSRNGAVAGILVGAATVVVWGDWLNPVEGKDWTNIFGLYEIVPGFILCTVVAIIFSAAGGGPSKEIQAEFDKANS encoded by the coding sequence ATGAATATAGCTACGTTAATTACGTTTATCGTTTATTTATTAGGAATGCTTTTAATTGGTGTTATTGCATCAAGAATGACAAATGACCTATCCGATTATGTGTTAGGTGGTCGACGCTTAGGACCAGGTGTTGCTGCGTTAAGTGCAGGGGCTTCTGATATGAGTGGTTGGCTATTGCTTGGTTTACCAGGTGCTGTTTATGCTTCAGGTCTATCTGCTGCATGGATTGGGATTGGACTAGCCATTGGTGCTTATTTAAACTGGCAGTTTGTTGCACGTCGCCTTCGTGTCTACACAGAAGTTGCGAACGATTCCATTACAGTACCGGACTTCTTAGAAAATCGCTTCCATGATACATCACATATTTTACGTGTGATCTCCGCACTTGTAATCTTATTCTTCTTCACCTTCTACACATCCTCAGGTATGGTAGGTGGAGCTAAATTATTTGCTGCATCCTTTGACATGGGGTATAACCAAGCCCTTTGGATTGGTGCGATTGTTATTATCTCGTATACCTTCTTAGGTGGTTTCCTTGCGGTAAGTTGGACAGACTTCTTCCAGGGAATTCTGATGTTTGTTGCTTTACTTGCTGTACCAATCGTTGCAATCAGCGAACTTGGTGGATGGAATGAAGTTGTAACCATGGTAAGTGAGATTGATGCAACGCGTCTTGATATGGTTAAAGGTGTTGGAGTCTTAAGTGTTATCTCATCCCTTGCCTGGGGACTTGGTTACTTCGGACAGCCGCACATCTTAACTCGTTTTATGGCGTTACGTTCTCCTAAAGACGTGCCAAAAGCTCGTTTCATCGGTATGACTTGGATGATTCTTGGTCTTTACGGCGCAATCTTCACAGGTCTTGTAGGTATCGCTTATGTAGCCAATGGCGGTACAGCAGGAGAGCTTGCTGACTTAGGTGTTAAAATCGTTCAACAAGATGGATTAAGCATGATCCCGGACTCAACTGAAGCTGAGAAGATCTTCATTGCGTTCTCACAGATCTTGTTCCACCCTATTATTGCAGGTATCTTACTAGCAGCGATCTTGTCTGCGATTATGAGTACCATTGACTCTCAGCTGCTTGTGTCTTCATCAGCAGTAGCAGAGGACTTCTACAAAGCAATCTTACGCAAGAACGCTTCTGAGCGTGAACTTGTATGGGTTGGTCGTATTTCAGTAGCCGTGATCGCCCTATTAGCGATTGCTCTAGCATACGGTGCACAAAGCTCTGTACTTGAGCTTGTAAGTTACGCTTGGGCAGGATTTGGTGCCGCATTTGGTCCAATCATTCTCCTAAGCCTGTTCTGGAAAGGTCTTTCTCGTAACGGTGCGGTAGCTGGTATCCTTGTAGGTGCTGCTACAGTCGTTGTTTGGGGAGATTGGTTAAACCCTGTTGAAGGTAAAGACTGGACAAATATCTTCGGTCTTTACGAAATTGTACCAGGATTTATCCTTTGTACAGTTGTTGCTATTATCTTTAGCGCAGCAGGTGGCGGACCATCTAAAGAAATTCAAGCTGAATTTGATAAAGCAAATAGCTAA
- a CDS encoding BREX protein BrxB domain-containing protein, producing MKSTYERLEQMEKRVNQEGFTNPKGIGSDIPHFVLDYPPQDELQVRVYLKNMLKRTKVNIKEVNLFEFLLSFFEEDEMEELYEVAEEEGLAGLNDVIEPILNEGNTMIQQFKDMTEKAELIFITGVGTAHPFLRSSQLLKAISSKGYKKPIVLFYPGEFTGLRLKLFSILDYEDDYQLSRIS from the coding sequence ATGAAATCGACTTATGAACGTTTAGAGCAGATGGAAAAAAGGGTCAACCAGGAAGGTTTTACCAATCCTAAAGGCATTGGAAGTGATATTCCTCATTTTGTGCTGGATTACCCCCCGCAAGATGAGTTGCAAGTACGTGTCTATTTAAAAAACATGTTGAAACGTACCAAAGTGAATATTAAAGAAGTGAACTTATTTGAATTTTTACTCTCCTTTTTTGAAGAGGATGAAATGGAAGAATTGTATGAAGTGGCTGAAGAGGAAGGTCTAGCTGGGTTAAATGATGTAATCGAGCCAATTCTTAACGAGGGTAATACAATGATTCAGCAATTCAAAGATATGACAGAAAAAGCAGAGTTGATTTTCATTACTGGCGTTGGTACAGCACATCCTTTTCTTCGATCGAGCCAATTATTAAAAGCTATTTCAAGTAAAGGGTACAAAAAGCCTATCGTACTTTTTTATCCAGGGGAATTTACAGGATTAAGGTTGAAGTTATTCAGTATTCTGGATTATGAAGATGACTATCAACTATCTCGAATTTCATGA
- a CDS encoding bifunctional cystathionine gamma-lyase/homocysteine desulfhydrase codes for MRRKTQLIHGGITGDDQTGAVSVPIYQVSTYKQDGVGKHKGYEYSRTGNPTRHALEELIKDLEGGHAGFAFGSGMAAITSILMMYKSGDHLIITDDVYGGTYRLLSGVLSRFNLDVTFVDTSDVDQIEEAIRPNTKAVYVETPTNPLLKITDLEAVSRLTKEKGFTFIVDNTFSTPYWQNPIEKGADIVLHSATKYLGGHSDVVAGLVVVNSEQLAEELHYVQNSAGAVLGPQDSWLLMRGIKTLGIRMEEIESNTHAFVSFLQEHPEVTTIYYPGLKDHTGHDIHALQARGAGGMISFDVGSDENAEKLLQNLKYFTLAESLGAVESLISVPAKMTHASIPSERRAELGITDGLVRVSIGLEDIEDLKEDFVQALKGE; via the coding sequence ATGAGAAGGAAAACACAACTAATACATGGTGGTATTACAGGTGATGACCAAACAGGGGCCGTTTCTGTTCCGATCTATCAGGTAAGTACGTACAAACAAGACGGCGTCGGGAAACACAAAGGATACGAGTACTCGAGAACAGGAAATCCAACGCGACATGCACTAGAAGAGCTGATTAAAGACTTAGAAGGTGGGCATGCCGGATTTGCATTTGGGTCTGGAATGGCTGCTATTACGTCTATTCTTATGATGTATAAGAGTGGAGACCACCTTATCATAACGGATGATGTGTACGGAGGAACTTATCGCCTTCTTTCTGGTGTGCTTAGTCGTTTTAACCTTGATGTGACATTTGTAGATACTTCTGATGTTGATCAGATTGAAGAGGCCATTCGTCCAAATACGAAGGCGGTGTATGTAGAAACGCCAACGAACCCTTTGCTTAAGATTACAGATCTTGAAGCAGTATCTCGTCTCACGAAAGAAAAAGGGTTTACTTTTATCGTTGATAATACATTCAGTACTCCTTATTGGCAGAACCCAATTGAGAAGGGTGCGGACATTGTGCTTCATAGCGCAACAAAGTATCTGGGTGGCCATAGTGATGTGGTAGCAGGCCTTGTTGTCGTGAACTCCGAACAGCTAGCAGAGGAATTGCATTACGTACAGAACTCAGCAGGCGCGGTATTAGGACCGCAAGATTCCTGGTTACTAATGAGAGGAATTAAAACGTTAGGCATTCGTATGGAAGAAATCGAATCGAATACCCACGCGTTTGTATCGTTCCTTCAAGAACACCCGGAAGTGACAACGATCTATTACCCTGGTTTAAAAGACCATACTGGGCACGACATCCATGCCCTCCAGGCTAGAGGAGCAGGCGGCATGATTTCCTTTGATGTCGGAAGTGATGAGAATGCGGAGAAGCTGTTACAGAACTTAAAGTACTTTACACTAGCAGAAAGTTTAGGCGCTGTAGAGAGCTTGATCTCTGTTCCGGCAAAAATGACTCACGCTTCTATTCCGAGTGAGCGCAGGGCTGAATTAGGAATTACGGACGGACTTGTTCGGGTATCTATTGGACTTGAAGATATAGAAGATTTAAAAGAGGATTTTGTGCAGGCATTGAAAGGTGAATAA
- the rlmD gene encoding 23S rRNA (uracil(1939)-C(5))-methyltransferase RlmD gives MSKPAPPVQKNDTIEVTFEDLTHEGNGVGKIDGYPLFVPYALPGETGKVKVIKVKKNFGFGKLLDVTEASQDRVDPPCPVYVQCGGCQLQHMSYQLQLDMKQKQVKDAMHKIAHLSDVPVHPTIGMEDPWYYRNKVQIPVGQDGERLKAGFYRKRSHEIIEMDTCMIQDEHNNRMVEAVRRIAEKYGVEAYNEEKHRGVLRHIMVRTGQTTGDVMVVMVTRTKQLPYAEQIVEEIRETYPNVKSIVHNVNSKKTNVILGDKTTVLYGDDYIVDRIGDIEFKISPKSFYQVNPVQTKKLYDQALAYADLKGHETVIDAYSGIGTISLFLAQQAKKVYGVEIVAPAVTDAKKNAKLNGMNNAEFFVGEAEKVFPWWKSQGLDPDVIVVDPPRKGCDEELLKAMIEMQPEKIVYVSCSPSTLARDLRILEDGGFETQEVQPVDMFPQTGHIENVAWLKRK, from the coding sequence ATGTCTAAGCCAGCACCACCGGTACAGAAGAATGACACCATCGAAGTGACATTCGAGGACTTAACGCACGAAGGAAATGGCGTCGGCAAGATCGACGGCTACCCGCTCTTCGTCCCTTATGCTCTACCAGGTGAAACAGGAAAAGTAAAAGTGATTAAAGTAAAGAAGAACTTCGGATTCGGTAAACTACTAGACGTAACAGAAGCAAGCCAGGACCGCGTCGACCCGCCTTGTCCCGTTTATGTGCAGTGCGGAGGCTGTCAGCTTCAGCATATGAGCTACCAGCTGCAGCTTGATATGAAACAAAAGCAAGTCAAAGACGCCATGCATAAGATCGCGCACTTAAGCGACGTCCCCGTCCACCCAACGATCGGGATGGAAGATCCGTGGTACTACCGCAACAAAGTGCAGATCCCTGTCGGACAAGACGGCGAGCGCCTGAAAGCCGGTTTCTACCGTAAACGTAGCCACGAAATCATTGAAATGGATACATGCATGATTCAAGACGAGCACAATAACCGGATGGTCGAAGCTGTCCGCCGCATTGCGGAGAAGTACGGCGTTGAAGCGTATAATGAAGAAAAGCACCGCGGCGTCCTGCGTCACATTATGGTCCGCACCGGCCAGACAACAGGTGATGTGATGGTTGTGATGGTGACTCGTACGAAGCAGTTGCCATACGCTGAACAAATTGTCGAAGAGATCCGTGAGACGTATCCGAATGTGAAATCAATTGTCCACAACGTCAACTCGAAGAAAACAAACGTCATTTTAGGCGACAAAACGACTGTCTTATACGGAGACGACTACATCGTCGATCGTATTGGCGATATCGAGTTCAAGATTTCACCAAAATCGTTCTACCAGGTCAACCCGGTTCAGACGAAGAAATTATATGACCAGGCTCTAGCCTATGCGGACCTAAAAGGCCATGAAACGGTCATCGACGCCTACAGTGGTATCGGTACGATTTCCCTCTTCCTAGCTCAACAAGCGAAGAAGGTATACGGAGTAGAAATCGTTGCCCCAGCTGTGACGGACGCGAAGAAAAACGCAAAACTGAACGGGATGAACAATGCTGAGTTCTTCGTAGGTGAAGCCGAGAAAGTATTCCCGTGGTGGAAGAGCCAGGGCCTTGATCCTGATGTGATCGTGGTCGATCCACCGCGTAAAGGCTGCGATGAAGAGCTATTGAAGGCGATGATTGAGATGCAGCCAGAGAAAATCGTTTATGTATCTTGCAGCCCATCAACACTAGCCCGCGACCTTCGCATTCTAGAAGACGGTGGATTTGAGACCCAGGAAGTACAGCCAGTGGACATGTTCCCACAGACCGGTCATATTGAGAATGTAGCTTGGTTGAAAAGAAAATAA
- a CDS encoding TIGR04540 family protein: MGIKLFHKTQRDLASSINHVIDRYWDNEIEEDQMMGLVKTLYNNNDTKFLKNGDFTTVLKQQCGKRRLEVVNKILSNRDKCDGKRM; the protein is encoded by the coding sequence GTGGGGATTAAACTCTTCCATAAAACACAAAGAGACTTAGCTTCATCAATAAATCATGTGATCGATCGATATTGGGATAACGAGATTGAAGAAGACCAAATGATGGGGCTAGTAAAGACTCTTTATAACAACAATGATACTAAGTTTTTAAAGAATGGGGACTTTACAACAGTCTTAAAGCAACAATGCGGTAAACGAAGATTAGAAGTCGTAAACAAAATTCTCTCCAACCGTGATAAATGTGATGGAAAGAGAATGTAG
- the gatB gene encoding Asp-tRNA(Asn)/Glu-tRNA(Gln) amidotransferase subunit GatB, producing the protein MNFETVIGIEVHVELKTASKIFSPSPNMFGDQPNTNVNPIDLGYPGVLPVLNEEVVNYAMKAAMALNCDIATHTKFDRKNYFYPDNPKAYQISQFDQPIGENGYIDIEVDGKTKRIGITRLHIEEDAGKLTHSDDGYSLVDYNRQGTPLVEIVSEPDIASPEEAYKYLEKLKNIIQYTGVSDCKMEEGSLRADANISIRPIGQEEFGTKTELKNLNSFSFVQKGLEFEEKRQQKVLESGGEILQETRRFDEATKETILMRVKEGSDDYRYFPEPDLVPLYVSEDWKERVRAEIPELPDARKARYINELGLPEYDAMVLTNNKELSDFFQETIDAGADVKQASNWMMGEVSAYLNKQQKELSDVALTPANLAKVIKLIEDGTISSKIAKKVFAETVENGTEPGQYVKDQGMGQISDEGQLREIITGILDQNQQSIEDYKNGKDRALGFLVGQTMKATKGQANPPMVNKIIVEEMDKR; encoded by the coding sequence ATGAACTTTGAAACAGTTATTGGTATTGAAGTACACGTTGAGCTAAAGACAGCTTCTAAAATCTTTAGCCCGAGCCCGAACATGTTCGGTGACCAGCCGAATACAAACGTGAACCCAATCGACTTAGGGTACCCAGGTGTTCTGCCTGTCCTAAACGAAGAGGTTGTCAATTACGCAATGAAAGCTGCGATGGCATTAAATTGCGACATCGCTACTCATACAAAGTTTGACCGGAAGAACTACTTCTACCCGGACAACCCGAAAGCGTATCAAATCTCTCAATTTGATCAGCCGATCGGTGAGAATGGGTATATCGACATCGAAGTAGACGGCAAGACAAAGCGTATCGGAATTACGCGTCTTCATATCGAAGAAGATGCTGGTAAATTAACGCACAGTGACGACGGCTATTCCCTAGTCGACTACAACCGTCAGGGTACACCGCTTGTTGAGATCGTTTCTGAGCCAGACATCGCTTCTCCTGAAGAAGCTTATAAATACCTTGAGAAACTGAAGAACATCATTCAATACACTGGCGTATCTGATTGTAAGATGGAAGAAGGTTCTCTTCGTGCCGATGCGAACATTTCGATCCGTCCAATTGGTCAGGAAGAATTCGGTACGAAAACTGAGCTTAAGAACTTAAACTCCTTCTCCTTTGTTCAAAAAGGACTAGAGTTTGAAGAAAAGCGTCAGCAGAAAGTACTTGAATCAGGTGGCGAGATCCTTCAAGAAACGCGCCGTTTCGATGAAGCGACGAAAGAAACGATCCTGATGCGTGTCAAAGAAGGTTCGGATGACTACCGTTACTTCCCAGAGCCAGACCTTGTACCTCTTTACGTGAGCGAAGACTGGAAAGAGCGCGTCCGTGCTGAGATTCCAGAGCTTCCAGATGCTCGTAAAGCTCGTTACATTAATGAACTTGGCTTACCTGAGTACGACGCAATGGTTCTTACAAACAATAAAGAGCTATCTGACTTCTTCCAAGAAACAATTGATGCTGGGGCAGATGTGAAACAAGCATCAAACTGGATGATGGGTGAAGTATCAGCTTACTTGAACAAGCAACAGAAAGAACTATCAGACGTTGCGTTAACACCTGCTAATCTTGCTAAGGTCATTAAGCTAATTGAAGATGGCACCATTTCTTCTAAGATCGCGAAGAAAGTATTCGCTGAAACTGTAGAAAATGGAACAGAGCCAGGACAATACGTGAAAGACCAAGGCATGGGTCAGATTTCTGACGAAGGACAGCTACGTGAGATCATCACAGGCATACTTGATCAGAATCAGCAATCAATTGAAGACTATAAGAACGGAAAAGACCGTGCGCTAGGCTTCCTTGTTGGTCAAACGATGAAAGCGACTAAAGGACAAGCGAATCCACCAATGGTGAACAAGATTATCGTTGAAGAAATGGATAAGCGCTAA
- the gatC gene encoding Asp-tRNA(Asn)/Glu-tRNA(Gln) amidotransferase subunit GatC: MSRISKEQVKHVAHLARLHVSEEEAERFTKQLDDIISFAEQLNELDTEGVEPTTHVQDLKNVMRKDEPKKWITQEEALKNAPETQDGQIRVPSILE; this comes from the coding sequence ATGTCTAGAATTAGTAAAGAGCAAGTGAAACACGTGGCTCATTTAGCGCGTTTACACGTTTCTGAAGAGGAAGCGGAGCGTTTCACGAAACAGTTGGATGATATTATTTCGTTTGCGGAGCAATTAAACGAGTTGGATACAGAAGGGGTCGAGCCTACGACACACGTTCAGGACCTTAAGAATGTAATGCGTAAGGACGAGCCGAAGAAGTGGATTACACAAGAAGAAGCGCTTAAGAATGCGCCAGAAACGCAAGATGGTCAAATCCGTGTACCATCTATTTTGGAATAG
- the gatA gene encoding Asp-tRNA(Asn)/Glu-tRNA(Gln) amidotransferase subunit GatA, with translation MSLFDYKLSDLQEMLHKKEISVNDLLDEAYNRISEVDGDVKAFITLNEETARARAKELDELRGTPEGRGLLFGMPIGVKDNIVTKGLRTTAASQILDNLTDPLYDATVVQKLDAAEAINVGKLNMDEFAMGSSNENSSYYATRNPWNTDYVPGGSSGGSAAAVAAGEVPFSLGSDTGGSIRQPAAYCGVVGLKPTYGRVSRFGLIAFASSLDQIGPLTRTVEDNAYILETIAGLDQMDSTSADIEVPKYTEALTGDVKGLKIGVPKEYLAEGVSEEVKEAVQKALKVYEDMGATWEEVTLPHSKYALSTYYLLASSEASANLARFDGVRYGRRSPNAENMLDMFKLSRSEGFGDEVKRRIMLGTFALSSGYYDAYYKKAQQARTLIKKDFDDVLADYDVIIGPTTPTPAFKVGEKTEDPLTMYANDILTIPVNLAGVPGISVPCGFSKDGLPIGLQIIGKHFDEATVYRAAHAYEQATDFHTQKPSLGGAK, from the coding sequence ATGTCTCTTTTTGATTATAAATTATCAGATCTTCAAGAAATGCTACATAAGAAAGAGATCAGCGTAAATGATCTTCTGGATGAAGCATATAATCGCATCAGCGAAGTAGACGGAGACGTGAAAGCCTTCATTACGTTAAATGAAGAAACTGCTCGTGCTCGTGCGAAAGAATTAGATGAATTAAGAGGTACGCCAGAAGGACGCGGCCTATTATTCGGTATGCCAATTGGTGTAAAGGATAACATCGTAACGAAAGGGCTTCGTACTACAGCTGCCAGCCAAATTTTAGATAACCTAACAGATCCATTATATGACGCAACCGTTGTGCAAAAGCTTGATGCCGCTGAAGCGATTAACGTTGGTAAGTTAAACATGGACGAGTTCGCAATGGGTTCTTCCAATGAAAACTCAAGCTACTATGCAACCCGTAACCCTTGGAATACAGACTATGTACCAGGTGGTTCTAGTGGTGGTTCTGCAGCAGCGGTCGCAGCAGGTGAAGTGCCGTTCTCATTAGGCTCTGACACAGGTGGTTCCATCCGCCAACCAGCAGCGTATTGTGGTGTTGTAGGTCTTAAACCGACGTATGGCCGTGTGTCTCGTTTCGGTCTAATTGCTTTCGCATCTTCTCTAGATCAAATTGGTCCATTAACTCGTACGGTTGAGGATAATGCGTACATTCTAGAGACGATTGCAGGCCTTGATCAGATGGACTCTACTTCTGCAGACATTGAAGTACCAAAATACACAGAAGCTCTTACAGGTGATGTAAAAGGCCTTAAGATCGGTGTACCGAAAGAATACCTTGCTGAAGGTGTTTCTGAGGAAGTAAAAGAGGCCGTTCAAAAAGCTCTAAAAGTATACGAAGATATGGGCGCGACGTGGGAGGAAGTTACACTACCTCACTCTAAATATGCTCTTTCTACGTATTATCTACTAGCTTCATCTGAAGCATCTGCTAACCTTGCACGCTTCGATGGTGTTCGTTATGGTCGTCGTTCTCCAAATGCTGAGAATATGCTTGATATGTTCAAACTATCCCGTAGTGAAGGCTTTGGTGACGAAGTGAAGCGTCGTATTATGCTTGGTACATTTGCGCTAAGCTCTGGTTACTACGATGCATATTATAAGAAAGCACAACAAGCTCGTACGCTCATCAAGAAAGACTTTGACGATGTACTAGCGGATTACGATGTCATCATTGGACCAACAACGCCAACACCAGCCTTTAAAGTAGGCGAGAAGACAGAAGATCCACTAACGATGTATGCGAACGATATCCTAACGATCCCTGTAAACCTTGCAGGTGTTCCAGGAATCTCTGTACCATGTGGGTTCTCTAAAGATGGACTTCCAATTGGTCTTCAGATTATTGGTAAGCACTTCGATGAAGCAACGGTTTACCGTGCAGCACATGCTTACGAACAGGCGACTGATTTCCATACACAAAAGCCAAGCCTGGGAGGTGCGAAGTAA
- a CDS encoding DUF1819 family protein, which produces MQYSAGFTKEKWSEHEMYIVIELMKQNKTKIEILDEVTEKNLFQLRSPVSIKNRFNMVYRRAAVLGDELQQHFLNAVDYDRRALTLYSFLQVYRVPLEFYWERIVYKYELQESLYANDFHYFFEEKANRDEKVRNWRAETVKRLIRSLNLFFKEANMIEKVDQTKYSIHPIHMTQSLRTYSEKNEPLLYSFTVLEKVNKS; this is translated from the coding sequence ATGCAATATTCGGCCGGTTTTACGAAAGAAAAATGGTCAGAACATGAGATGTATATCGTTATTGAACTCATGAAGCAAAATAAAACAAAGATTGAAATATTAGATGAAGTAACTGAGAAGAATCTATTCCAGTTGCGAAGCCCAGTCAGTATAAAGAATAGATTTAACATGGTTTATAGACGAGCAGCAGTCTTAGGTGATGAATTACAGCAACATTTTCTAAATGCAGTAGATTACGACCGGAGAGCTTTGACATTGTATTCTTTTTTACAGGTATATCGCGTCCCTTTAGAGTTTTATTGGGAAAGAATCGTCTATAAATATGAACTTCAAGAGTCGTTGTATGCTAATGACTTTCATTATTTCTTTGAAGAAAAGGCTAACAGAGACGAAAAAGTTCGTAACTGGAGAGCTGAAACGGTTAAGCGTCTTATTAGGTCATTAAACTTGTTCTTTAAAGAAGCCAACATGATTGAAAAAGTGGATCAAACAAAATATTCAATACATCCGATACATATGACTCAATCCTTAAGAACGTATTCTGAGAAGAATGAACCTTTATTATACTCTTTTACAGTCCTAGAGAAGGTGAATAAATCATGA